One window of Elaeis guineensis isolate ETL-2024a chromosome 11, EG11, whole genome shotgun sequence genomic DNA carries:
- the LOC105053714 gene encoding small ribosomal subunit protein mL103 (rPPR7), with protein sequence MAAVALRRGSRRIPFPQRNHQYLSTLSAPSDPAPSPPPPPSPSPSNPIARLKSTIRAESDPDRIAELFHSAAASGVPRFHAQRPLFFLAVHKLARAHRPDLVEGLLDPFLSDPAAPRSEGFLARLISLYSAAAMPDHAARTFDRMPGLGVPRSDKSLSALLSAFLHNRCFDRLHDAFDRAPKELGIAPGIVSNNILLQALCENGEVVAARKVLDEMAEKKRDSPVEPDIISYNTLLNGYLKKGDADGFEEILKEIAHRGLEPNVVTFNCRISKFCKKSESFKAEELLDVMVSKGSQPNLGSFNTIIAGFCKEGDVASALRVFKRMKVMKRMNGKDGLSPNPDTYIMLIRSLAEKGEFGHALVISKECLTKKFAPPFEVVKGLIDGLVKDSKVDEAKDFVAKMREILKGDAVDAWKKFESALSL encoded by the coding sequence ATGGCAGCCGTCGCCCTCCGCCGAGGCTCGCGAAGAATCCCCTTCCCCCAAAGAAACCACCAGTATCTCTCCACCCTCTCCGCGCCCTCCGATCccgctccttctcctcctcctcctccctctccctccccctccaACCCCATCGCCCGCCTCAAATCCACCATCCGCGCCGAGTCAGACCCCGACCGCATCGCCGAGCTCTTCCACTCCGCAGCCGCCTCCGGCGTCCCCCGCTTCCACGCCCAGCGGCCCCTCTTCTTCCTCGCCGTCCATAAGCTCGCCCGCGCCCACCGCCCCGACCTCGTCGAGGGCCTCCTCGATCCCTTCCTCTCCGACCCCGCCGCCCCTCGCTCCGAGGGCTTCCTCGCCCGCCTCATCTCTCTCTACTCCGCCGCCGCCATGCCCGACCACGCGGCCCGCACCTTCGACCGCATGCCAGGCCTCGGCGTCCCCCGTTCTGATAAATCCCTCTCGGCTCTCCTCTCCGCCTTCCTCCATAACCGCTGCTTCGATCGCCTCCACGACGCCTTCGATCGGGCGCCCAAGGAGCTCGGCATCGCCCCCGGCATCGTGTCCAACAACATCCTACTTCAAGCCTTGTGCGAGAACGGGGAGGTCGTGGCAGCCCGCAAGGTGCTCGACGAAATGGCGGAGAAGAAAAGGGATTCTCCGGTGGAGCCGGATATCATCTCGTATAACACGTTGCTGAATGGATATCTAAAGAAAGGGGATGCCGATGGGTTCGAAGAGATTCTTAAAGAGATTGCCCACAGAGGATTAGAGCCTAATGTGGTTACTTTTAACTGTaggatctcaaaattttgcaagaaAAGTGAGAGCTTTAAGGCTGAGGAGCTGCTGGATGTGATGGTTTCGAAGGGCAGTCAGCCGAATCTCGGTTCATTCAATACGATAATTGCTGGGTTCTGCAAAGAAGGGGACGTGGCCTCGGCTTTGAGGGTGttcaagaggatgaaggtgatgaAGAGGATGAATGGGAAGGACGGGTTGTCACCAAATCCTGACACGTATATTATGTTGATTAGAAGTTTGGCTGAGAAGGGAGAGTTTGGCCATGCATTGGTGATCAGCAAGGAGTGTTTGACTAAGAAATTTGCGCCACCATTCGAGGTTGTGAAAGGATTAATTGATGGATTAGTCAAGGATTCCAAGGTTGACGAGGCCAAGGATTTCGTTGCAAAGATGAGGGAGATACTTAAAGGTGATGCTGTGGATGCATGGAAGAAATTTGAAAGTGCACTCTCTTTATAG